The Hymenobacter chitinivorans DSM 11115 genome window below encodes:
- a CDS encoding nuclear transport factor 2 family protein, translated as MHPHEELLHRFYQSFQRRDHAAMASCYHPEATFDDAAFSLQGADIGLMWRMLIERGKDMQLTYNHIQADDQQGRAVWDAHYSFSQTKRRVHNHINARFTFKDGKILTHHDQFNFWRWSRQALGPIGWLLGWTSFLQSKVRKSAAEGLQQFKVSRGV; from the coding sequence ATGCATCCCCACGAAGAGCTACTGCACCGTTTCTACCAAAGCTTCCAGCGCCGCGACCATGCCGCCATGGCTTCCTGCTACCACCCCGAGGCCACCTTCGACGATGCCGCCTTTTCGCTGCAAGGCGCGGATATCGGGCTCATGTGGCGCATGCTCATCGAGCGGGGTAAAGACATGCAGCTGACCTACAACCACATCCAGGCCGACGACCAGCAGGGCCGGGCCGTGTGGGATGCGCACTACTCGTTTTCCCAAACCAAGCGGCGGGTGCACAACCACATCAACGCCCGCTTCACCTTCAAGGACGGCAAGATCCTGACCCACCACGACCAGTTCAACTTCTGGCGCTGGAGTCGGCAGGCCCTGGGCCCCATCGGCTGGCTGCTGGGCTGGACGTCTTTTCTGCAAAGCAAAGTGCGCAAGTCGGCCGCCGAAGGATTGCAGCAGTTCAAGGTTTCACGTGGGGTGTAG
- a CDS encoding carbohydrate porin, giving the protein MPTFLPRRAVLLSGGLLFTAALASAQVTPPAASSPPTPPPAAPAQQPIQATATPDSTRTQPWSLHFQQTIIDQWHSGFSAPYSGPYSLQEHESAKLSLTTTAFISRRLWKGGTAVLNPEVAGGSGLSSARGIAGFTNGETFRIGDPAPVLYLARLYLRQEWALKPELQPVEDDLNQLGGAHPTHYLALTAGKFSAADFFDQNSYSHDPRTQFLNWSLMSNGAWDYPANTRGYTVGALLEYVTPAFALRAASTLVPQQANGPALNYHYGQAHAETLELTYSYHLAHRPGTVRLLGFRNVAGMGDYRLATQRPDHDITQTRQTGRTKTGFGISAEQELTSDLGLFARLSYNDGRHETWAFTEIDRSASLGAVSTGRRWHRPTDRLGVAVVANGISDEHRAYLAAGGYGFIIGDGNLNYTPELISEVYYSFELPRYHVSLSPDYQLVLNPGYNHDRPGPVQVLALRLHTEF; this is encoded by the coding sequence ATGCCTACTTTTCTCCCGCGCCGAGCCGTCCTGCTCAGCGGCGGCCTGCTTTTTACCGCCGCGCTGGCCTCGGCCCAGGTAACGCCCCCGGCGGCCAGCTCCCCGCCTACTCCGCCGCCCGCCGCCCCGGCCCAGCAGCCCATTCAGGCCACTGCCACTCCCGATTCGACCCGGACCCAGCCCTGGAGCCTGCACTTTCAGCAAACCATTATCGACCAGTGGCACTCGGGCTTCTCGGCACCTTACTCGGGCCCCTACAGCCTGCAGGAGCACGAAAGCGCCAAGTTGTCGTTGACGACCACCGCCTTTATCAGCCGGCGGCTGTGGAAGGGCGGCACCGCGGTACTGAACCCCGAAGTGGCGGGCGGCAGTGGCCTGAGTAGCGCCCGGGGCATTGCGGGCTTCACTAATGGCGAAACGTTCCGCATCGGCGACCCGGCGCCAGTATTGTACCTGGCTCGGCTGTACCTGCGCCAGGAATGGGCTCTGAAACCCGAGCTACAGCCGGTGGAGGATGACCTTAACCAACTCGGCGGCGCCCACCCCACCCACTATCTGGCCCTCACGGCCGGCAAGTTCAGCGCAGCCGACTTCTTCGACCAGAACAGCTACAGCCACGACCCGCGGACCCAGTTTCTGAACTGGAGCCTGATGAGCAACGGGGCCTGGGACTACCCGGCCAACACCCGCGGCTACACCGTAGGGGCCTTACTGGAGTACGTGACGCCCGCCTTTGCCCTGCGCGCTGCCTCCACGCTGGTGCCCCAGCAGGCCAATGGCCCCGCCCTCAACTACCACTACGGCCAGGCCCACGCCGAAACCCTGGAGCTGACCTACTCCTACCACCTGGCCCACCGCCCCGGTACCGTGCGCCTGCTGGGCTTCCGCAACGTGGCCGGCATGGGCGACTACCGCCTGGCCACCCAGCGCCCCGACCACGACATCACCCAGACCCGCCAGACGGGCCGCACCAAAACCGGCTTCGGCATCAGCGCCGAGCAGGAGCTGACCTCGGACCTGGGCCTTTTTGCCCGCCTCAGCTACAACGACGGCCGCCACGAAACCTGGGCCTTCACCGAAATTGACCGTTCGGCCAGCCTGGGCGCCGTGAGCACCGGCCGGCGCTGGCACCGCCCCACCGACCGGCTGGGCGTGGCCGTGGTAGCCAACGGAATTTCGGACGAGCACCGTGCTTACCTGGCGGCCGGCGGCTACGGCTTCATCATCGGCGACGGAAACCTGAATTACACGCCGGAGCTCATCAGTGAAGTCTACTACAGCTTTGAGCTGCCCCGCTACCACGTGTCGCTCAGCCCCGACTACCAGCTAGTGCTCAACCCCGGCTATAACCACGACCGGCCCGGCCCGGTGCAGGTGCTGGCCCTGCGCCTGCACACCGAGTTTTAG
- a CDS encoding PA14 domain-containing protein → MLRFGIVLLLSLLLSFAVRAQSGGCSGSDPAGQPAAPGLYAEYYPGFFNDAPDFFTTNTRPPLLTRVDAQINFADNLSFGDLTSVATGPVDDPDYFSLRLRGSILIPATGQYTFYLSSDDASYLWLDEAAVALPADPAAATIDNGGYHALEEVSRTVTLTAGVHSLLLHYGEATGDNIVVLEFEGPGIARQVVPATLFCTTVQSARPPQALTYFPATLQAFVGSIRSSAAPTVTDGGAAVTAYALVGPVAAGISIHPTTGVISMAPNTPLGTYSLSVAATNANGTSTFDDVLTVEVIAGTPPGCSGYDPAGNSGTSGLYAEYYAGYFNNALSFFSTTPGLTRIEPLVNFETDGSFGNLTGVAASGTPADPDEFSAQLRGSLRIATPGFYTFYLTSDDASYLWLDNAALGTPLSLANVTIDNGGLHAPVTQAANVYMAAGLHNVRILYGEATGGSSLVLEYEGPGLARQVVPTGALCSGVQPLRPVASNLTYSPHMAAQVAGTTGASPLPNLASPSAIVAFVVANAAALPAGISIDIDNGRLAVDTTVPLGTYSVDVAVTNAAGSVTFQDAFVFTVAPPPPAGCSVSAPNGSPPTAGLYGEYYAGYFDDNPAFFENNTPLITRLEPGLNYGADDGWGNVLPPADNTLLDPDHYSARYRGSISLPTAGSYTFYLTSDDASYLWLDNAARVSPPRVYQAAINNGGRHGPTTASVTLPLEAGLHDFVLLFGEDTGANRLVFEYEGPSIARQVVPGSATCTGTTGQPLPVQLVRFEATAAANSVVIDWATAQEVNSLKYLVERSRNGVIFEPVDSRPAVGNSSQTQRYHLTDRAPLPGLSYYRLRQIDKDGKESVSPVVVVRVSKPTTLTAAVFPNPNHGAFSVRVQQTTADPAQLELLNLQGQVVYRQQLPAAAIAEYDLRVPGLAAGLYQLRLTAATGVTTQKVVIE, encoded by the coding sequence TTGCTTCGCTTCGGTATTGTGCTGCTGTTAAGCTTGTTGCTGAGCTTTGCGGTCAGGGCTCAATCGGGGGGCTGCTCGGGCAGTGACCCCGCCGGGCAGCCCGCGGCCCCGGGCCTGTACGCCGAGTACTACCCAGGCTTCTTTAACGATGCCCCGGACTTCTTTACCACCAACACCCGGCCGCCCCTGCTCACCCGGGTCGACGCGCAAATCAACTTCGCCGACAACCTGAGCTTTGGCGACCTGACCAGCGTGGCCACGGGCCCCGTCGACGACCCGGACTACTTCAGCCTGCGGCTGCGCGGGAGCATCCTTATTCCGGCTACGGGGCAGTACACGTTCTACCTTTCTTCCGACGATGCCTCCTACCTGTGGCTAGACGAGGCCGCCGTGGCCTTGCCCGCCGACCCGGCCGCGGCCACCATCGACAACGGCGGCTACCATGCCCTGGAGGAGGTGTCCCGCACCGTGACGCTCACGGCCGGGGTCCACAGCCTGCTGCTGCACTACGGCGAGGCCACCGGCGACAATATTGTGGTGCTGGAGTTCGAAGGGCCCGGCATTGCCCGGCAGGTAGTGCCCGCCACGCTGTTTTGCACGACGGTCCAGTCGGCCCGGCCCCCCCAGGCGCTAACGTATTTTCCGGCCACTCTGCAGGCCTTTGTGGGCAGCATTCGGTCGTCGGCGGCACCCACGGTGACGGATGGGGGCGCGGCAGTAACGGCTTATGCCCTGGTGGGTCCGGTGGCGGCGGGTATTAGCATTCACCCCACCACCGGCGTTATTTCCATGGCGCCCAATACGCCCTTGGGCACCTACAGTCTGAGCGTGGCCGCAACTAATGCCAATGGGACCAGTACGTTCGATGATGTGCTGACCGTGGAGGTAATTGCGGGCACGCCGCCGGGCTGCAGCGGCTACGACCCGGCCGGCAACAGTGGCACCTCCGGCCTGTACGCCGAGTATTACGCCGGTTACTTCAACAATGCGCTGAGCTTTTTTAGCACCACCCCCGGCCTGACCCGCATTGAGCCCCTGGTCAATTTTGAAACCGACGGCAGCTTTGGCAACCTGACCGGGGTGGCGGCCTCCGGTACCCCCGCCGACCCCGACGAGTTCAGCGCCCAGCTGCGGGGCAGCCTGCGCATTGCCACCCCGGGCTTCTACACGTTCTACCTTACTTCCGACGATGCCTCCTACCTGTGGCTGGACAATGCCGCACTGGGCACCCCGCTCAGCCTGGCCAACGTGACCATTGATAACGGGGGCTTGCACGCCCCCGTTACCCAGGCCGCCAATGTGTATATGGCCGCGGGCCTGCACAACGTGCGTATTCTATACGGCGAAGCTACCGGCGGCAGCAGCCTGGTACTGGAGTACGAAGGCCCCGGCCTGGCGCGGCAGGTGGTGCCCACCGGGGCGCTGTGCTCAGGTGTGCAGCCACTGCGGCCCGTGGCTTCCAATCTGACCTACTCACCGCATATGGCGGCCCAGGTGGCCGGCACTACCGGCGCCTCGCCGCTGCCAAATCTGGCTTCACCAAGCGCCATCGTAGCCTTCGTCGTGGCCAATGCCGCAGCCCTGCCCGCCGGTATCAGCATTGATATCGACAACGGCCGCCTCGCCGTGGATACTACCGTGCCGCTGGGCACTTACAGCGTAGACGTGGCCGTGACCAACGCCGCGGGCAGCGTTACCTTTCAGGATGCCTTTGTTTTCACGGTAGCGCCGCCACCACCCGCCGGCTGCTCGGTGAGTGCTCCGAATGGCAGCCCACCCACGGCTGGCCTGTACGGGGAATACTACGCGGGCTATTTTGATGATAACCCGGCTTTCTTCGAAAATAATACCCCGCTCATCACGCGCCTGGAGCCCGGGCTGAACTACGGCGCCGACGACGGCTGGGGCAACGTGCTGCCGCCGGCCGACAATACCCTGCTCGACCCTGACCACTACAGCGCCCGGTACCGCGGCAGTATTTCCCTGCCCACGGCTGGCAGTTACACGTTCTACCTCACTTCCGACGATGCTTCCTACTTGTGGCTGGACAATGCCGCCCGGGTGTCGCCGCCGCGGGTGTACCAGGCTGCCATCAACAACGGCGGCCGGCACGGACCTACCACCGCTTCCGTGACGTTGCCGCTGGAGGCGGGCTTGCACGACTTTGTACTGCTGTTCGGGGAAGATACGGGCGCCAACCGGTTGGTATTCGAGTACGAAGGACCCAGTATTGCCCGGCAGGTAGTGCCCGGCAGCGCTACTTGCACCGGCACTACTGGTCAGCCTTTGCCCGTGCAACTGGTGCGCTTCGAGGCCACGGCCGCGGCCAACTCCGTGGTTATTGATTGGGCCACGGCCCAGGAAGTCAACAGCCTGAAGTACCTGGTGGAACGCTCCCGCAACGGAGTCATTTTTGAGCCCGTGGACAGTCGCCCGGCCGTGGGCAACAGCAGTCAAACCCAGCGCTACCACCTCACCGACCGGGCCCCGCTGCCCGGCCTGAGCTACTACCGCCTCCGCCAGATTGACAAGGACGGCAAAGAATCGGTTTCGCCCGTAGTGGTGGTGCGGGTGAGCAAGCCCACGACCCTGACGGCGGCGGTGTTCCCGAACCCCAACCACGGCGCCTTTTCCGTACGGGTACAGCAAACCACCGCCGACCCGGCCCAGCTGGAGCTGCTCAACCTGCAGGGCCAGGTGGTGTACCGCCAGCAGCTGCCCGCCGCCGCCATTGCCGAGTATGACTTGCGCGTGCCCGGCCTAGCCGCGGGCTTATACCAGCTCCGTCTTACCGCCGCTACCGGGGTAACCACGCAGAAAGTAGTTATCGAGTAA
- a CDS encoding matrixin family metalloprotease — MKLWSTLRRFAAGLLVLSCLPATPGRAQVQEPDGHCLLVPVAPAERARRAALVVEAEVLDARGFWDTRHQRIYTAHQLRVFSVLKGTAPAQLTIVTEGGRVALDEQRLTNTLQLQPGDQGVFFLTSAGFATTVPASWTPYASEQGFIRYQLTDASAAEPFRHYPLIGAGFYDELAASLGQPRRVIQPNEALQQAQQRRTQPVVAAKGQAPVVSTLSPTVVPAGVEGVLTISGSGFGATQGTGRVEFRNADDGGASLVQAQPSDYLSWTDTQIRVRVPSYSPTGSPAGSGPVRVTTGASLQATSGASVIVPYAATNVQVQGAATIVRPNHINQNGEGGYTFRFEPGFAANQPAAAAFSRALETGWRCQTGINWTVGAVRTTTTTGTDGENSVGFDNGSELPASVLGRTTSYYKGCIGSNGSISFQVSEIDMQFDDGVAWQFGPALPTTQQFDFETVVLHELGHAQQLGHVITNTAVMYFGVSRGRSNRTLTANDKTGAQLVLRTRSFPTAGCGPSPMLPAPLTKVAATFVSGSGTEVTWTTRAECLVSSFVVERAADTTAWQPVATVAAGAANNSYRVVDAQPLPGLSYYRLRVRRPDGSLDNVAPRLVQDGSGSRSALQIFPNPVTGTQLQFLFTGTAEGILSLFIYDAVGRRYQPQGISSRAGTNVTSISVASLHPGWYVLRWRDSNGNSGTTNFVKIN; from the coding sequence ATGAAGCTTTGGAGTACTCTTCGCCGGTTTGCCGCCGGTTTGCTGGTGTTGTCGTGCTTGCCCGCTACCCCGGGCCGGGCCCAAGTTCAGGAACCGGATGGGCACTGCCTGCTGGTACCCGTAGCGCCGGCCGAGCGGGCCCGGCGGGCGGCGCTGGTCGTGGAGGCCGAAGTGCTGGATGCCCGGGGCTTCTGGGATACCCGGCACCAGCGCATTTACACAGCCCACCAGCTGCGGGTGTTCAGCGTGCTCAAAGGCACGGCCCCCGCTCAGCTCACCATCGTTACTGAGGGCGGCCGGGTAGCCCTGGACGAGCAGCGCCTGACCAACACCCTGCAGCTGCAGCCCGGTGACCAGGGCGTATTTTTCCTGACATCGGCCGGCTTTGCCACTACCGTCCCGGCCTCCTGGACGCCCTACGCCAGTGAGCAAGGGTTTATCCGCTACCAGCTCACCGATGCGTCGGCCGCGGAGCCATTTCGCCACTACCCGCTTATCGGGGCTGGTTTTTACGACGAGCTGGCCGCCAGCCTGGGCCAGCCCCGCCGGGTGATACAGCCCAACGAGGCGCTGCAGCAGGCCCAGCAGCGCCGCACTCAGCCCGTGGTAGCCGCCAAAGGCCAGGCGCCGGTTGTCAGCACGCTCAGCCCCACGGTGGTACCGGCCGGCGTGGAAGGTGTTCTGACCATCAGCGGTTCGGGCTTCGGAGCCACCCAGGGCACGGGCCGGGTCGAGTTTCGCAACGCCGACGATGGGGGCGCCTCCCTGGTGCAGGCCCAGCCCTCCGACTACCTCAGCTGGACCGACACCCAGATTCGGGTGCGAGTGCCTTCGTATAGCCCCACGGGTAGTCCGGCCGGCTCGGGTCCGGTGCGGGTCACTACGGGGGCTAGTCTGCAGGCCACCAGCGGCGCTTCGGTCATTGTGCCCTATGCCGCAACCAACGTGCAGGTGCAGGGGGCCGCTACCATTGTGCGGCCCAACCACATCAACCAGAATGGGGAAGGCGGCTACACGTTTCGGTTTGAGCCGGGTTTTGCGGCCAACCAGCCCGCTGCCGCCGCCTTCAGCCGGGCGTTGGAAACGGGCTGGCGCTGCCAAACCGGCATCAACTGGACGGTGGGGGCCGTGCGCACCACGACCACCACGGGTACCGACGGGGAAAACTCGGTGGGCTTTGATAACGGCAGTGAGCTGCCGGCCAGTGTACTGGGCCGCACCACGAGCTACTACAAAGGGTGCATCGGTAGCAATGGTAGTATCAGCTTTCAGGTCAGTGAAATCGACATGCAGTTCGACGACGGCGTGGCCTGGCAGTTCGGGCCGGCCCTGCCTACCACCCAGCAGTTCGACTTCGAAACGGTGGTGCTGCACGAGCTGGGGCACGCCCAGCAGCTGGGCCACGTCATTACCAACACGGCCGTTATGTATTTCGGCGTAAGCCGGGGCCGCTCCAACCGGACGTTGACGGCTAATGATAAGACCGGGGCCCAGTTGGTGCTGCGCACCCGCAGCTTCCCGACGGCCGGCTGTGGCCCTTCGCCCATGCTGCCGGCTCCGCTGACCAAAGTAGCGGCCACGTTTGTGAGTGGCTCAGGCACGGAAGTAACCTGGACCACGCGGGCCGAGTGCCTAGTGAGCAGCTTTGTAGTGGAGCGCGCCGCCGATACCACGGCCTGGCAACCCGTGGCTACCGTGGCGGCTGGGGCGGCCAATAACAGCTACCGCGTGGTCGATGCCCAGCCGCTGCCGGGCCTGAGCTACTACCGCCTGCGGGTGCGCCGCCCCGACGGCAGCCTCGACAACGTGGCCCCTCGCTTGGTGCAGGATGGCTCCGGGAGCCGCTCCGCCCTGCAGATTTTCCCCAATCCCGTGACGGGCACGCAGCTGCAGTTCCTGTTTACGGGCACCGCCGAGGGTATTTTATCTTTGTTTATCTACGACGCAGTGGGGCGGCGCTACCAGCCCCAGGGTATCAGCAGCCGGGCGGGCACCAACGTGACATCCATCAGCGTGGCTAGCCTGCACCCGGGCTGGTACGTGCTGCGTTGGCGCGACTCCAACGGTAACTCGGGCACGACCAACTTCGTCAAAATCAACTAG
- a CDS encoding 3-oxoacyl-ACP synthase III family protein has protein sequence MYIHQVAAYLPAQVITNEHFTRLNGLSHEWIIERTGIRERRKAAVGENTNTMAVEATERVLADAPLFPAAAVDLIVGATYTPHDTIYTLAHAVQRAIGVTDIPVVSISSACSSLLNAIEIVEGYFAMGKASRALVVVSEHNTAYNNEQDTVAGHLWGDGAAALLISKERLSPSDLLVRDLITAGAGGIGKADEAVTLTPVAKGIIMPYGKDVFIHACQYMARVTQQILERNHLTTDELNWLIPHQANLRITRNVLQTLGLPEERAVSNIDRLGNTGCAGAAIALSEQLEQIQAGERVVVTVFGGGYSYGAMLLER, from the coding sequence GTGTACATTCATCAAGTGGCGGCCTACCTGCCGGCCCAAGTTATTACCAACGAGCATTTCACGCGGCTAAACGGCCTGTCGCACGAGTGGATTATTGAACGGACGGGAATTCGGGAACGGCGCAAGGCGGCCGTGGGCGAAAACACCAATACCATGGCCGTGGAGGCCACCGAGCGGGTGCTGGCCGACGCCCCGTTGTTTCCCGCCGCCGCCGTCGACCTGATTGTGGGGGCCACCTACACGCCCCACGACACGATTTATACCCTGGCCCACGCCGTGCAGCGCGCCATCGGCGTGACGGATATTCCGGTGGTCAGCATTTCGTCGGCCTGTTCGTCGCTGCTCAACGCCATTGAAATTGTGGAGGGCTATTTTGCCATGGGCAAGGCTAGCCGGGCGCTGGTGGTGGTGTCGGAGCACAATACGGCCTACAACAACGAGCAGGACACCGTGGCCGGCCACCTCTGGGGCGACGGGGCCGCGGCTCTGCTTATCAGCAAGGAGCGCCTCTCCCCCTCCGACTTGCTCGTGCGGGACCTGATTACGGCCGGGGCCGGGGGCATTGGTAAAGCCGACGAGGCCGTGACCCTGACGCCGGTGGCCAAGGGCATCATTATGCCCTACGGCAAAGACGTGTTTATCCACGCCTGCCAGTATATGGCCCGGGTTACCCAGCAAATTCTGGAGCGCAACCACCTGACCACCGACGAGTTGAACTGGCTGATTCCGCACCAGGCCAACCTGCGCATCACCCGCAACGTGCTCCAGACCCTGGGCTTGCCCGAGGAGCGGGCCGTTTCCAACATCGACCGGCTGGGCAACACGGGCTGCGCCGGCGCCGCCATTGCCTTGTCCGAGCAGCTGGAGCAGATTCAGGCCGGGGAGCGGGTGGTAGTAACCGTATTCGGCGGCGGCTACTCCTACGGGGCCATGCTGCTGGAGCGCTAG
- a CDS encoding DUF3667 domain-containing protein: protein MAHSHAKLSACANCSYSFPAEQPDEFCPRCGQQNQEVSLSLGHVTEEFLEGIFHFDSKVFRTAKLLLFKPGELTKRFLAGHRMPYVPPIRLYIFISFVFFFLLSMSIGHSSSRPSKELMQNNRLRAAADSARQSSSGPANIIVFDKYDDRIGLNGMDFRQAELISLSENPTSARIDSAIRSRKLEPTFMRRLMLRQTVRTLDMSPDEMTRKWLKNLPLLMFVLMPLFALLLKGLYRRQRQYYLSHLIFSIHFHCFVFVLFILNLGVGLFTSSDSMDLLLMLLPAVYFFLALRNNFGQSVGKTLAKVLLMMTSYGVVLFTGMVLSVLVSVLLL, encoded by the coding sequence ATGGCCCACTCCCACGCTAAGCTTTCTGCCTGCGCCAACTGCAGCTACTCCTTCCCGGCCGAGCAGCCCGATGAGTTCTGCCCCCGTTGCGGGCAGCAGAATCAGGAAGTCAGCCTTTCCCTGGGCCACGTCACGGAAGAGTTTCTGGAAGGCATCTTTCACTTCGACAGTAAGGTATTTCGCACCGCCAAGCTGCTGCTCTTCAAGCCCGGGGAGCTGACCAAGCGCTTTTTGGCCGGCCACCGCATGCCCTACGTGCCGCCCATCCGGCTCTACATCTTTATCAGCTTCGTCTTTTTCTTTCTGCTGTCGATGAGTATCGGCCACAGCTCCAGCCGCCCGTCCAAGGAGCTTATGCAAAACAACCGGCTGCGGGCCGCGGCCGACTCGGCCCGCCAGAGTTCTAGCGGCCCGGCCAACATCATTGTTTTCGATAAGTACGATGACCGCATCGGCCTGAACGGGATGGATTTCAGGCAGGCCGAACTCATCAGCCTGAGTGAGAATCCTACCTCGGCCCGCATCGACTCCGCCATTCGCAGCCGGAAGCTAGAGCCCACGTTCATGCGCCGGCTGATGCTGCGTCAGACGGTGCGTACGTTGGATATGTCGCCGGATGAAATGACGCGGAAGTGGCTAAAAAACCTGCCCCTGCTCATGTTCGTCCTCATGCCGCTTTTTGCCCTACTCCTCAAGGGCTTGTACCGGCGGCAGCGGCAGTACTACCTCTCCCACCTGATTTTTTCGATTCACTTCCACTGCTTTGTGTTCGTGCTGTTCATTCTCAATCTGGGGGTGGGCCTCTTCACCAGCAGTGATTCAATGGACCTGCTGCTGATGCTACTGCCGGCCGTGTATTTCTTCCTGGCCCTGCGCAACAACTTTGGGCAGTCGGTGGGCAAAACCCTGGCCAAGGTGCTGCTGATGATGACCAGCTACGGCGTGGTACTGTTCACCGGCATGGTGTTGTCGGTGCTGGTGAGCGTGCTGCTGCTGTAG
- a CDS encoding M13 family metallopeptidase, translated as MLSVSSFRPWRLAAPLLLGLALTGCNSGNKAGGAGQPDLLQANLDTTVRPGDDFFTYANGGWLKQHPIPASESSWGIGKEVQNEVYARLRALNEEAAKANAAAGTSQQKIGDFWATGLDSAAIDKQGIAPLKPELDRIAAIKSVADVQSVVARHKVLGVNSLIGLYVAQDAKNSDKMALHLYQAGLGLPNRDYYFNKDSRTSNIRKEYVRHVARMLQLTGQDSVTAQRRAGQIMQLETQLAGSSRKLEDLRDPYANYNKRAVADLGKITPGLDWTPWLAQMELKADTVIVGQPEFYQKAGQLLKSVPLDQWQAYLQWHLVNAFASQLSRPIDNEHFRFYGTTLQGSKQQRARWKRVLDEEEGGMGEILGQLFVKEYFAPETKERYAKLTQNVVEAFREHIQALTWMSDSTKQKALVKLTKITPKVGYPDKWRDYSSLEIKRDSYLANVMRANEWQYRYNIHKLGKPVDRTEWDMTPQTYNAYYNPSNNEIVLPAAIFAIPGLEDKNADDAIIYGYAGASTIGHELTHGFDDEGSQFDEKGNLRNWWSKKDRAAFQQRVNGIVRQFNGYTVLDSLHINGKATAGENIADLGGIVIAFDAFKKTEQYKKGEKIGGLTPTQRYFLGYALGWQNHQRNEVLAQRILTDVHSPAQYRVNGPFADVPEFYEAFQVKEGQKLWRPDSTRVKIW; from the coding sequence ATGCTTTCTGTTTCCTCGTTCCGGCCCTGGCGGCTGGCGGCTCCCCTCCTGCTGGGCCTGGCCCTGACGGGCTGCAACTCCGGCAACAAAGCCGGCGGCGCGGGTCAGCCCGACCTGCTGCAAGCCAACCTCGACACCACCGTGCGCCCCGGCGACGACTTCTTCACCTACGCCAACGGCGGCTGGCTGAAGCAGCACCCGATTCCGGCCTCCGAAAGCTCCTGGGGCATTGGTAAGGAAGTGCAGAACGAGGTGTACGCCCGCCTGCGCGCCCTCAACGAGGAAGCCGCCAAGGCCAACGCCGCGGCCGGCACGAGCCAGCAGAAAATCGGGGACTTCTGGGCCACCGGCCTCGACTCCGCGGCCATCGACAAGCAGGGCATTGCGCCCCTGAAGCCCGAGCTGGACCGGATTGCGGCCATCAAGTCGGTGGCCGACGTGCAGAGCGTGGTGGCCCGCCACAAGGTGCTGGGGGTGAATTCCCTCATTGGCCTCTACGTGGCGCAGGACGCCAAGAACAGCGACAAAATGGCCCTGCACCTCTACCAGGCGGGCCTGGGCCTGCCCAACCGCGACTACTACTTCAACAAGGACTCGCGCACCAGCAACATCCGCAAGGAGTACGTGCGCCACGTGGCCCGCATGCTGCAGCTCACCGGCCAGGACTCCGTAACGGCCCAGCGCCGCGCCGGCCAGATTATGCAGCTCGAAACCCAGCTAGCCGGCTCCTCGCGCAAGCTGGAAGATTTGCGCGACCCGTACGCCAACTACAACAAGCGCGCCGTGGCCGACCTGGGCAAAATCACCCCCGGCCTCGACTGGACGCCCTGGCTGGCCCAGATGGAGCTCAAAGCTGATACGGTGATTGTGGGTCAGCCCGAGTTTTACCAGAAAGCCGGGCAGCTGCTCAAGTCGGTGCCCCTGGATCAGTGGCAGGCGTATTTGCAGTGGCACCTGGTGAATGCCTTTGCCAGCCAGCTCAGCCGCCCCATCGACAACGAGCATTTCCGCTTCTACGGCACTACTCTGCAGGGTAGCAAGCAGCAACGGGCCCGCTGGAAACGGGTGCTGGACGAAGAGGAAGGCGGCATGGGTGAAATCCTGGGCCAGCTGTTCGTGAAAGAATACTTCGCCCCCGAAACCAAGGAGCGCTACGCCAAGCTGACTCAGAACGTGGTGGAAGCCTTCCGGGAGCATATCCAGGCCCTGACCTGGATGAGCGACTCGACCAAGCAGAAAGCCCTGGTGAAGCTGACCAAGATTACGCCCAAGGTAGGTTACCCCGACAAGTGGCGCGACTATTCCAGCCTGGAAATCAAGCGCGACTCGTACCTGGCCAACGTGATGCGCGCCAACGAGTGGCAGTACCGCTACAACATCCACAAGCTGGGCAAGCCCGTGGACCGCACCGAGTGGGACATGACGCCCCAGACGTATAATGCCTACTACAACCCCAGCAATAACGAAATCGTGTTGCCGGCCGCCATCTTCGCCATTCCCGGCCTGGAGGACAAAAACGCCGACGACGCCATCATCTACGGCTACGCCGGGGCCAGCACCATCGGCCACGAGCTGACCCACGGCTTCGACGACGAAGGCAGCCAGTTTGACGAGAAGGGCAACCTGCGCAACTGGTGGAGCAAAAAGGACCGCGCCGCCTTCCAGCAGCGCGTCAATGGCATCGTGCGGCAGTTCAACGGCTACACCGTCCTGGATTCCTTGCACATCAACGGCAAGGCCACGGCCGGCGAGAATATTGCCGACCTGGGCGGCATCGTCATTGCCTTCGACGCCTTTAAAAAGACCGAGCAGTACAAGAAGGGCGAGAAAATCGGGGGCCTGACCCCGACCCAGCGCTACTTCCTGGGCTATGCGCTAGGCTGGCAGAATCACCAGCGCAACGAGGTGCTGGCCCAGCGCATCCTGACCGACGTGCACTCCCCGGCCCAGTACCGCGTGAATGGCCCCTTCGCCGACGTGCCCGAGTTCTACGAAGCCTTCCAGGTGAAAGAAGGCCAGAAGCTCTGGCGCCCCGACAGCACCCGGGTGAAAATCTGGTAG